A region from the Leptolyngbya iicbica LK genome encodes:
- a CDS encoding phosphoadenosine phosphosulfate reductase domain-containing protein, translating to MRTLSLFENDRLSLERSIELSAESLRHYGSLYKHWAIAFSGGKDSSATVTLVADLIEKGDIPRPESVTVLYADTRQELPPLHNAAMALMENLRDRGFDTRVVLPQLDHRYFVYMLGRGVPPPSNVFRWCTPKLKVMSMERELDALRAERGEKFLMLTGVRIGESAARDQRIAMSCTKDGGECGQGWFQQTSSNAVADTLAPLLHWRVCHVWDWLVQADVELGYPTFDIAEVYGHNPQDELGETEPMNARTGCIGCPLVQEDSALERVLMNPKWAYLAPLRQLRPLYWEVKRPQYRLRKHGEVRKDGTLAKKQGRLGPLTLETREWMLGEILRIQDEVNEAAEKCGQPTVSLINDEELARIRELIAAKTWPEKWDGTEHRGDEWLPDILPDGSVQPLLFNNR from the coding sequence ATGAGAACGCTCAGCCTGTTTGAGAACGATCGCCTCTCGCTAGAGCGCAGCATTGAGCTGTCGGCGGAGTCGTTGCGCCACTATGGATCTTTGTATAAGCATTGGGCGATCGCTTTCTCTGGTGGTAAGGATTCTTCAGCAACCGTTACGTTAGTTGCCGATTTAATTGAGAAGGGTGACATTCCCCGACCGGAGAGTGTGACGGTGTTGTATGCCGATACGCGCCAGGAGTTGCCGCCGTTGCACAATGCGGCAATGGCGCTGATGGAGAATTTGCGCGATCGGGGATTTGACACCAGGGTTGTGCTGCCTCAATTGGATCATCGCTATTTCGTCTATATGCTCGGGCGGGGGGTGCCGCCGCCATCGAATGTCTTTCGCTGGTGTACGCCGAAGCTGAAGGTGATGAGCATGGAGCGGGAACTGGATGCCCTGCGAGCGGAACGGGGCGAGAAGTTCTTGATGCTGACGGGGGTGCGGATTGGCGAAAGTGCGGCCCGTGACCAGCGGATTGCGATGAGCTGTACGAAGGACGGCGGCGAGTGTGGGCAGGGCTGGTTTCAGCAAACGTCGTCGAATGCGGTGGCGGATACGCTCGCGCCGTTGCTGCACTGGCGGGTGTGCCATGTGTGGGACTGGCTGGTGCAGGCCGATGTGGAGCTAGGTTATCCCACGTTTGACATTGCTGAGGTGTACGGTCACAACCCGCAGGATGAGTTGGGCGAGACGGAGCCGATGAATGCGCGAACGGGCTGTATTGGCTGTCCGTTAGTGCAGGAAGATTCGGCTTTGGAGCGGGTGTTGATGAATCCCAAGTGGGCTTATCTGGCTCCCCTTCGACAACTACGTCCGCTGTACTGGGAGGTGAAGAGGCCCCAGTACCGATTGCGGAAACATGGGGAAGTGCGGAAGGACGGCACGTTGGCGAAGAAGCAGGGGCGGCTAGGCCCGCTGACGTTGGAAACGCGGGAATGGATGCTGGGCGAAATTCTGCGCATTCAAGATGAGGTGAATGAAGCAGCAGAGAAATGTGGTCAGCCGACGGTGAGTTTGATTAATGACGAAGAACTGGCCCGCATTCGGGAACTGATCGCAGCCAAGACTTGGCCGGAGAAGTGGGACGGGACGGAGC